A stretch of the Dichotomicrobium thermohalophilum genome encodes the following:
- a CDS encoding cytochrome P450, translating into MYIPPTVEPPARPLGVFGSLRAARRNSLSVIPQIAYTQEIVSGTTGPGRWHMVQGPEGMRRVFLDNVGNYPKSEVMIRMLRPAVGRSLFTSEGDEWRWQRRAIAPVFTARNVKALAPMMTKTAERAAQRIGESAHPVEIVREMLSATFDVICEVALSGREHFDAEAYGEAITRYFLTVGRASLLDFLDVPYWVPRPGEILGRGAVRTMHRMVAEAIEARRRNGPRGDSDLLDYMLAAEDPNTGRRMDETDLLHNMQFFIVAGHETTALSLAWALHLLSHDQEVQTRANVEARAAVGDRPAGADDLANAPFIEQVLEESMRLYPPVGLLARNVLAPDELYDRTIQPNDTVFLNMYAMHRHQLLWDRPEAFNPDHFAPEAKKARDRYQYLPFGAGPRVCVGANFAMMQAQIILTTLLARFNFTPAGPPPTPVMHMTIRPEPGVRLRAQLQGV; encoded by the coding sequence ATGTACATCCCGCCGACCGTCGAACCGCCCGCCCGCCCGCTGGGCGTCTTCGGAAGCCTGCGCGCCGCGCGGCGCAACTCGTTGAGCGTTATCCCGCAGATCGCCTACACGCAGGAGATCGTCTCGGGCACGACCGGGCCGGGTCGCTGGCACATGGTCCAGGGGCCGGAAGGGATGCGCCGCGTGTTCCTCGACAATGTCGGGAACTACCCGAAATCCGAAGTGATGATCCGCATGTTGCGCCCGGCGGTGGGCCGCAGCCTGTTCACCTCCGAGGGCGACGAGTGGCGCTGGCAGCGCCGGGCGATCGCGCCGGTGTTCACCGCGCGCAACGTCAAGGCGCTCGCGCCGATGATGACGAAAACCGCTGAGCGCGCGGCGCAGCGGATCGGTGAGAGCGCGCATCCCGTCGAGATCGTGCGCGAGATGCTCTCAGCCACGTTTGATGTCATCTGCGAAGTAGCGCTGTCGGGTCGCGAACATTTCGATGCCGAAGCCTATGGCGAAGCGATCACCAGATATTTCCTGACCGTCGGCCGCGCCTCGCTGCTCGACTTCCTTGATGTGCCGTACTGGGTGCCGCGGCCCGGCGAGATCCTGGGGCGCGGCGCGGTGCGGACCATGCACCGGATGGTGGCAGAAGCGATCGAGGCGCGCCGTCGAAACGGGCCGCGCGGCGACAGCGACCTGCTCGACTACATGCTGGCCGCAGAGGACCCGAACACGGGCCGACGCATGGATGAGACAGATCTCTTGCACAACATGCAGTTCTTCATTGTCGCCGGGCACGAGACGACCGCGCTGTCGCTGGCCTGGGCGCTGCACCTCCTCTCACACGATCAGGAGGTGCAGACGCGCGCCAATGTCGAGGCGCGCGCGGCCGTGGGCGACCGGCCGGCTGGTGCCGACGATCTGGCGAACGCGCCTTTCATCGAGCAGGTGCTGGAAGAGTCGATGCGGCTCTATCCGCCGGTCGGGCTGCTGGCGCGGAATGTCTTGGCGCCCGACGAGCTCTATGACCGCACCATTCAGCCGAACGACACGGTCTTCCTTAACATGTACGCCATGCACCGGCATCAGCTACTCTGGGACCGGCCGGAGGCGTTCAACCCGGACCATTTCGCGCCGGAAGCCAAGAAGGCGCGCGACCGCTACCAGTATCTGCCGTTCGGTGCAGGGCCTCGTGTGTGCGTTGGGGCGAACTTTGCGATGATGCAGGCGCAGATCATTCTCACGACCCTGCTGGCGCGCTTCAATTTCACGCCAGCCGGGCCGCCGCCGACGCCAGTCATGCACATGACAATACGCCCCGAGCCGGGCGTCCGGCTCAGGGCGCAGCTGCAGGGCGTGTGA
- a CDS encoding DMT family transporter, whose product MNIRQRVRQTDATPAFEVGLVICWSSGFIGGLLASETSSIYLVLFWRFLLLALLLLPFTVLALTRLDRRQLTVQTGVGLLGMFGYTASVISAIKFGVPAGTVALIAALQPLAAAALAGTVLSEIVSPRQWLGLGVGFFGVFLAVSGAVDAAPVWAYALAFLSMLCLVVATLVAKAQSCPVPVLSSLTIQCAVSAVLYLPLAIAAGESVLPEANWSFVYAVAWFILFSTLGGFGLYWATLRRTSATRVSSLIYLTPPVTAIWAWAMFGQPLTLGAALGFVICLLGVHLSKGMGSRPAAPIRPGCSDAGVSSC is encoded by the coding sequence ATGAATATCCGCCAACGCGTGCGGCAAACGGACGCGACCCCGGCCTTCGAGGTCGGCCTCGTCATCTGCTGGAGTTCCGGTTTCATCGGCGGCCTGCTGGCGTCGGAAACCTCCTCGATCTATCTCGTGCTGTTCTGGCGGTTCCTGCTGTTGGCGCTCTTGTTACTGCCGTTCACGGTCCTGGCCTTAACCCGGCTGGACCGGAGGCAGCTTACCGTTCAAACCGGCGTCGGCCTGCTGGGCATGTTCGGCTATACAGCCTCGGTCATCAGCGCCATCAAGTTCGGCGTGCCCGCCGGCACGGTCGCGCTGATCGCCGCGCTCCAACCGCTCGCCGCAGCCGCGCTGGCCGGCACGGTGCTCTCGGAGATTGTCTCACCGCGTCAATGGTTGGGTTTGGGAGTCGGGTTCTTCGGCGTCTTCCTCGCGGTGAGCGGTGCAGTCGATGCGGCACCGGTCTGGGCCTATGCACTTGCTTTCCTGAGCATGCTCTGCCTCGTGGTGGCGACCCTGGTGGCGAAGGCGCAGAGTTGCCCCGTTCCGGTGTTGTCGTCGCTCACGATCCAGTGCGCGGTGTCCGCCGTGCTCTATCTGCCGCTGGCCATCGCTGCAGGCGAGTCGGTCCTGCCGGAGGCGAACTGGTCATTCGTCTACGCGGTTGCGTGGTTCATCCTGTTCTCGACACTGGGCGGATTCGGGCTGTACTGGGCCACGCTGAGGCGCACCTCGGCGACCCGCGTCTCCAGCCTGATTTACCTGACCCCACCAGTGACGGCCATCTGGGCATGGGCCATGTTCGGCCAGCCGCTTACGCTTGGCGCTGCGCTGGGCTTCGTCATCTGCCTGCTGGGCGTGCACCTGTCAAAAGGCATGGGCAGCAGGCCAGCTGCGCCAATCCGTCCGGGGTGCTCCGACGCTGGGGTCTCGTCCTGCTAG
- a CDS encoding SOS response-associated peptidase, with translation MCNLYSELKPREAVRDIFGVSDNRAAAFEPLPAIFPGNTVPVIRPAEDGDREIVISSWGFPLPMKGKAPKRVTNMRDDKLTSPFWADSFRRRRCLVPVTSFAEPKGRRPATWHWFALGEDRPLFAFAGVWRRYNGPLSAGGESVSVDVHAFMTTKPNPLVATVHPSRMPVMLTRPEEWDCWLNGTAEEARALIGPLPAEEMAMVQSGPERRDLAA, from the coding sequence ATGTGCAATCTCTACAGCGAGCTGAAGCCGCGCGAGGCGGTGCGCGACATCTTCGGCGTGTCGGACAACCGTGCGGCGGCGTTCGAGCCGCTACCGGCGATCTTTCCGGGCAACACCGTGCCGGTGATCCGGCCCGCGGAAGACGGCGACCGCGAGATCGTCATCTCAAGCTGGGGCTTCCCGCTGCCGATGAAGGGCAAGGCGCCCAAGCGCGTGACCAACATGCGCGACGACAAGCTGACCTCGCCATTCTGGGCGGACTCTTTTCGCCGCCGGCGCTGCCTCGTTCCGGTCACGTCCTTCGCCGAGCCGAAGGGGCGCAGGCCCGCAACCTGGCACTGGTTCGCGCTGGGGGAGGATCGCCCGCTGTTCGCCTTTGCCGGGGTGTGGCGGCGCTATAACGGGCCGCTGAGCGCGGGCGGCGAGAGCGTGTCGGTCGATGTGCACGCCTTCATGACGACCAAGCCCAATCCGCTCGTGGCGACGGTTCACCCGAGCCGGATGCCGGTGATGCTGACGCGGCCGGAAGAGTGGGACTGCTGGCTGAACGGCACGGCGGAGGAGGCGCGGGCGCTGATCGGGCCGTTGCCGGCGGAAGAGATGGCGATGGTGCAGTCCGGCCCGGAGCGGCGGGATCTTGCAGCATGA
- a CDS encoding ABC-type transport auxiliary lipoprotein family protein has translation MRAARNIIGLCLALAMSGCALAVNGAPPQTYDLVAPEVKPVRGQPLPVQLVVRTPTAVRALNTERILVRPAHERISYYPDAAWSDRLPRLIRARLTEALEDSGHFNAVVTEDDRVTSAYSLQIAIRAFEMSVNGKPPEGHVALSAKIVDERAGKVVASRRFETRVRAKSDSVSEGVAAITTAFHDVSRELMRWMTNGSRRSRLGAGS, from the coding sequence ATGCGTGCTGCGCGTAACATCATCGGGCTGTGTCTGGCGCTGGCCATGAGCGGCTGTGCGCTCGCCGTTAATGGCGCGCCGCCGCAGACCTATGATCTGGTCGCGCCGGAGGTCAAGCCGGTTCGCGGCCAGCCGCTACCCGTACAGCTCGTCGTCCGCACGCCCACGGCCGTCCGCGCCCTGAACACCGAGCGTATTCTCGTCCGACCGGCGCATGAGCGCATCAGCTATTATCCGGACGCTGCGTGGAGCGATCGGCTCCCGCGGCTCATCCGCGCCCGCCTGACCGAGGCGCTGGAGGACAGCGGGCATTTCAACGCGGTCGTGACCGAGGATGACCGCGTGACAAGCGCGTATTCGCTGCAGATCGCTATCCGTGCCTTCGAGATGTCCGTGAACGGCAAGCCGCCGGAGGGGCATGTGGCGCTGTCGGCGAAGATCGTGGACGAGCGCGCCGGCAAGGTGGTGGCGAGCCGGCGTTTCGAGACGCGCGTTCGGGCGAAGTCCGATTCGGTGAGCGAAGGCGTTGCGGCAATCACCACGGCGTTCCATGATGTCAGCCGTGAGTTGATGCGCTGGATGACGAACGGCAGCCGCCGCTCGCGGCTCGGCGCGGGCTCTTAG
- a CDS encoding haloacid dehalogenase type II, whose translation MPLCNFDTLTFDVYGTLIDWESGMIAGLRPLTDQLDKALSRNDILQGHAYHESTAQAQTPHMRYDRLLAVVYKRLAEEWGVSATWDEALAYGRSVRDWPVFADTVEALRDLKQHYRLVVLSNVDNDSFAASNEKLGVTFDAVYTAEDIGSYKPALRNFDYMLTQLGRRGILKEKILHVAESLFHDHQPARQFGLANCWIYRRHDQEGFGATMDPGARPHCDWVFNSMAELVEAHQRELT comes from the coding sequence ATGCCACTGTGCAATTTCGACACACTGACATTCGACGTTTACGGCACACTCATTGATTGGGAAAGCGGCATGATCGCGGGCCTGCGCCCCCTCACCGACCAACTCGACAAGGCACTGTCCCGCAACGACATTCTGCAAGGTCACGCCTACCACGAGTCGACCGCCCAGGCGCAGACGCCGCACATGCGTTATGACCGGCTACTCGCTGTGGTGTACAAGCGGTTAGCCGAGGAGTGGGGCGTTTCGGCAACATGGGACGAGGCACTTGCCTACGGGCGCAGTGTGCGCGACTGGCCCGTTTTCGCCGATACGGTGGAGGCGTTACGCGACCTCAAGCAGCATTACAGGCTCGTGGTGCTTTCCAACGTCGATAACGACAGCTTCGCCGCGAGCAATGAGAAGCTGGGCGTGACCTTTGACGCGGTCTACACGGCCGAGGACATTGGCTCCTACAAGCCGGCGCTGCGAAATTTCGACTACATGCTGACCCAGCTCGGTCGGCGCGGCATCCTGAAGGAAAAGATCCTGCACGTCGCCGAGAGCCTGTTCCACGATCATCAGCCGGCCAGGCAATTCGGCCTGGCCAATTGCTGGATCTATCGCCGCCACGATCAGGAAGGCTTCGGTGCGACCATGGACCCCGGCGCGCGGCCGCACTGTGACTGGGTGTTCAACAGCATGGCCGAGCTTGTGGAAGCGCACCAGCGCGAACTGACGTGA
- the cueR gene encoding Cu(I)-responsive transcriptional regulator has product MNIGEAARQSGVPAKTIRYYEDIGLIAAANRGANGYRDYTESDVELLRFIRHARAVGFGIKECRRLVALYRDPNRHSRDVKALAQAKIAEIDRRIAEFQHMRGELAALAAACPGDDDPECAILEELAGAGD; this is encoded by the coding sequence ATGAATATCGGTGAGGCGGCGCGCCAGAGCGGCGTGCCGGCAAAGACCATCCGCTATTACGAGGATATCGGCCTGATCGCCGCGGCGAATCGCGGCGCGAACGGCTATCGGGATTACACCGAAAGCGACGTGGAGTTGCTGAGATTCATCCGCCACGCGCGCGCGGTCGGCTTCGGGATCAAGGAGTGCCGCAGGCTTGTGGCGCTGTACCGCGACCCGAACCGCCACAGCCGCGACGTGAAGGCACTTGCGCAGGCGAAGATCGCCGAGATCGACCGCCGGATCGCGGAGTTCCAGCACATGCGCGGCGAGCTGGCGGCGCTGGCGGCGGCGTGTCCGGGCGATGACGATCCCGAATGCGCGATCCTGGAGGAGCTGGCCGGCGCGGGGGATTGA
- a CDS encoding TetR/AcrR family transcriptional regulator, which produces MDSTKARIAAKLEEAFAEQGFAEPGVDDLRTAAGVSLRTLYKYFPSRSDMVIGALNNRHARYVAFLFADLPEDPEAALDTVFDRVGEWMRTRSPTGCMFHGAVAAHPRNEALAEMLGRNKKDIAARMAEAGDLPEREDELLLLHEGLTQGFTLMRERAVECAKALAKRLRTD; this is translated from the coding sequence ATGGATTCGACCAAGGCCAGAATCGCTGCGAAACTCGAAGAGGCGTTCGCCGAGCAGGGGTTCGCGGAGCCGGGTGTGGATGACCTGCGCACGGCTGCCGGCGTCAGCCTGCGCACGCTCTACAAGTATTTTCCTTCACGCTCGGACATGGTGATTGGCGCGCTCAACAACCGGCACGCCCGCTATGTGGCGTTCTTGTTCGCTGATCTGCCGGAAGACCCGGAGGCGGCCCTCGATACCGTTTTCGACCGGGTCGGCGAATGGATGCGGACCAGATCGCCGACCGGCTGCATGTTTCACGGAGCAGTTGCCGCTCACCCGAGGAATGAGGCACTGGCCGAGATGCTCGGTCGGAACAAGAAGGACATCGCCGCGCGTATGGCCGAGGCGGGCGACCTGCCTGAGCGGGAGGACGAGTTGCTGCTGCTGCATGAGGGGCTTACGCAGGGCTTCACCCTCATGCGTGAGCGCGCCGTGGAGTGTGCGAAGGCGTTGGCGAAGCGCCTGAGAACGGACTAG
- a CDS encoding sulfite oxidase, which translates to MTQRKPERGICELYEQDPERADWLIFGREACSDRRGFLRGAGLATMAGVVGATIPFHRNMPSGLIPAALAEETQEFTIEGKDGLTVLNDRPVNAETPAHLLNDDVTPTARHFIRNNGIPPQNTAAEGWTLKIDGLVNNTMEMTIDELKDRFEVVRLALQLECGGNGRAAFNPPASGNQWTVGAVANSEWTGVRLRDVLMAAGVQPDAVYTAHYGADSHLSGDPEKDAVSRGMPIWKAMDPDTIIAFEQNGAPIHPMNGAPLRLVAPGWPGSTSQKWLTRIWIRDQVHDGQKMGPRSYRVPRYPVAPGEEVPDEDFQIIESMPVKSLITSPKSGHVLPVDHRTLEVRGHAWAGDELVTAVDLSTDFGATWQPAELMPPMNGHSWQTWRAQLNFPTRGYYEIWARATDSKGRMQPFTVNWNPKGYLNNSMHRIAVRVEV; encoded by the coding sequence ATGACACAGCGTAAACCTGAACGCGGCATCTGTGAGCTCTATGAGCAGGATCCAGAGCGCGCGGACTGGCTGATCTTTGGCCGCGAGGCCTGCTCGGATCGGCGCGGTTTCCTCCGTGGCGCGGGGCTGGCCACCATGGCCGGCGTGGTCGGCGCGACCATCCCGTTCCATCGCAATATGCCGAGCGGCTTGATTCCCGCCGCGCTCGCCGAGGAAACGCAGGAATTCACGATCGAAGGCAAGGACGGGCTGACCGTCCTGAATGACCGGCCGGTGAATGCGGAAACCCCCGCACACCTGCTGAACGACGATGTGACGCCAACCGCGCGGCACTTCATCCGCAACAACGGCATCCCGCCGCAGAACACCGCTGCCGAAGGCTGGACCCTGAAGATCGACGGTCTGGTCAACAACACGATGGAAATGACCATCGACGAGTTGAAGGATCGTTTCGAGGTCGTCCGCCTCGCGCTGCAGCTCGAATGCGGCGGCAATGGCCGCGCGGCCTTCAACCCGCCGGCAAGCGGCAACCAGTGGACTGTTGGCGCCGTCGCCAACTCCGAGTGGACAGGTGTGCGTCTGCGCGACGTGTTGATGGCCGCCGGCGTCCAGCCCGATGCGGTCTACACCGCCCATTACGGCGCCGACTCGCACCTTTCGGGCGACCCGGAGAAGGATGCGGTGTCTCGCGGTATGCCGATCTGGAAGGCGATGGATCCGGATACGATTATCGCCTTTGAGCAGAACGGCGCTCCGATCCACCCGATGAACGGTGCCCCGCTGCGTCTCGTTGCGCCGGGTTGGCCGGGCTCGACCTCGCAGAAATGGCTCACCCGCATCTGGATTCGTGACCAGGTGCACGACGGCCAGAAGATGGGTCCGCGCAGCTATCGCGTCCCGCGCTATCCCGTCGCGCCGGGCGAGGAGGTTCCGGACGAGGATTTCCAGATCATCGAATCCATGCCGGTCAAGTCGCTCATCACGTCGCCGAAGAGCGGCCACGTTCTGCCGGTGGATCACCGTACGCTGGAAGTGCGCGGTCACGCCTGGGCAGGCGACGAACTCGTGACGGCGGTGGACCTGTCCACTGACTTCGGCGCCACGTGGCAGCCGGCCGAGCTGATGCCGCCGATGAACGGCCATTCGTGGCAGACCTGGCGGGCGCAACTCAACTTCCCGACAAGGGGCTACTACGAGATCTGGGCCCGCGCGACCGACAGCAAGGGGCGTATGCAGCCCTTCACGGTCAACTGGAACCCGAAAGGCTACCTCAATAACTCGATGCACCGGATCGCGGTGCGCGTGGAGGTCTAA